Part of the Vigna angularis cultivar LongXiaoDou No.4 chromosome 1, ASM1680809v1, whole genome shotgun sequence genome, AATCtcactttcacttttttttttctgatatgaAAAATAGTATTCACATAGTTCGATGGTAAATATTGACTATTTCAAGTATTGCAGTGAGAACAAAGTTGctcaacatataaattttattataaaactgcatctgaaaaaaataaaataaactatatctttattttcttgtcGAAGCTCCTCTGGTTTCTCTTGCTCCTATATCTCTCAATCCTCACTTTCTTCCCTTCTGGGCTATAAGGACTGGTTCTGCTCATTTCTTTTATGATCAAGCTACTTTCACTCGACAATGGATTATCTGAATGATGATAATATTGCATCGAAATCTCTGTATATACAAAAGATCACCAAAAAATCAATTTGCATTAACAcaaaatcatttacaaatgTATTAAGATTTCACTTCCACTTTTCTCCAATTCCATAATCTCCAACTAAAGcaaagtttaatttatactttatgtTTTAAACCAGCTGATATCTTTTGTGTGCATCACTACaaataaagtatattaaaaaaaactaaccaAAAAGGGAACACATCAAAAGGTTCTGACAGTACACGAAAAAACTCCATGGGCTGCTAAATAACTTCAAGTTTTCTGTCATGAAGTTGATCATTATTGTTTAAGTGGTGTACTAAATGAAATTATGAgcactttaatattatattatattatatatatatatatatatatatatatatatatatatatatatatatatatatatatatataaaatctcaAAAAGCTCATAGATCCAGGACAATTACAGTGTTTCAAATGAAATTGGTCTCTTTCTCATCAGATTAACGTGCGACCTGgacaagataaataaataatttatatacttaTTGATAGATATACATCTtgaatgtttaaaattaaaatttcaaaatactaacattcaaatatataaaaatgagttaaaaGTCATAATTTGAGATGTGTTTACAATTACaggtttattttttatgttgtttctGAATTGCCAATGTACGATTTGAAAGTGCAATTTGAAGTATAATTAAAAGTGCATAATATACATATAAGTGTGTATTAGTGTAGTTAATAAGATGTGTGTTTGTAATTAGCGAGCCAAAAAAGGAAGGGACATGAAGGTCACCGGTACTGCAAGCTCTCCGTACGGAACCGTTTTGGGAGTCAAGCAACCGAGCGAAGAGAGGAGAAAAAGGGTGGTGGGGTCCAGCACTATTCTTCTGCAGCGAGTGGCTGCTTACGCTCCTTTGCACTCGCCGACTCTCGTAACTCGCTGGCGAACTCAGCAACCCCATGTAGTTGGTGCACCCGCTCTTGCAGCTATTGTACGTGTTATTGGAACTAGCCTTTGAATCAAACTCGCCCAGGGCAACTTGGTGGTGCTGTGGCTGCTGAGCGGCGGCAAACTGCATTGGCGATAACGTGGATGCGTCTTGCAGGGAGAGAAAATGGTTAACGGATGTTCACATCCGTGTCTCCTTTCACGGGAGAGAAAATGGTCAACGGATGTTCACATCCGTGTGTCGTGTTAACATCCGTTCATTGATATCCAATATTACTAAAGGGTAAAAGAGTAATATAGAGGTAGAAGTAGTcatgtgtggtggtggagggagtaactcccAATAAAATATTTGGGAAGCAGAAAGCCCGAAGGCATAGAAGACATGGGCCGAACAGAAACTTAAGTCCGTTTCCAAACAGACGTATCTGGCTTTTATTATGCCCACAAATGTTATTTTccttgttattaattttttagttatctaatacaaaaacataataaatgaGACATTTTATGTTTCGTGA contains:
- the LOC128195043 gene encoding uncharacterized protein LOC128195043, with product MQFAAAQQPQHHQVALGEFDSKASSNNTYNSCKSGCTNYMGLLSSPASYESRRVQRSVSSHSLQKNSAGPHHPFSPLFARLLDSQNGSVRRACSTEISMQYYHHSDNPLSSESSLIIKEMSRTSPYSPEGKKVRIERYRSKRNQRSFDKKIKI